A single window of Trueperaceae bacterium DNA harbors:
- a CDS encoding PAS domain S-box protein, with translation MEKEFARQRQMSGDGSPAMSELEKVIEGLEEGVIAFNGEGELLLINNAALRLLNIDKETRTRHELHEQLGAWQVSDDRGEPLSDKERPIERVIRGETFDKRAYRYRNPEKNEERQLICASRALEEEPRVRLLLLHDVTAIREAREERDAARSEQELAELQFQTIFDANPAPTMILDLTSNTIQACNGGMPEITGYRVGELQGRDILAAGLFEDRELVEHVLASLANHHSVPKTAATVRRKGGERAYVLFAAKPISLRSGEGAVFTFVDVTEQREAEIRFTKAFRLAPVPAVMTTLGEDRVVDVNNTYLEEFGRDKESMIGRTLDELGFFASERDLNKAQQTLRKHGRYRALELRLRRGDGARIALGYAETLNLAGTTVALKMFSDITERKQTEEHLLHAIQAVMSDTTWFTRSFLDRLAEIRRGGDTRIEEVTVHLTRRERQVLERLAVGMATREICNDLDLSINTVRNYLTSLYQKLGVNSRAEAMIWARERGMGSV, from the coding sequence ATGGAGAAGGAGTTCGCCCGACAGAGGCAGATGAGCGGCGATGGCTCGCCCGCTATGAGTGAACTCGAGAAGGTGATCGAGGGCCTCGAGGAGGGCGTCATCGCCTTCAACGGCGAGGGCGAGCTCCTTCTCATCAACAATGCCGCACTGAGGCTCCTGAACATCGACAAGGAGACGAGGACTCGGCACGAACTCCACGAGCAACTGGGAGCCTGGCAGGTCTCGGACGACCGCGGCGAGCCCCTGAGCGACAAGGAGCGGCCCATCGAGCGCGTCATAAGGGGCGAGACGTTCGACAAACGGGCCTACCGCTACAGGAACCCGGAGAAGAACGAGGAGAGGCAACTGATATGCGCGTCCCGGGCCCTCGAGGAGGAGCCGCGGGTGCGACTGCTGCTGTTGCACGACGTCACCGCCATCCGCGAAGCGCGAGAGGAACGAGACGCGGCTCGAAGCGAGCAGGAGTTGGCGGAGCTGCAGTTCCAGACCATCTTCGACGCGAACCCGGCGCCCACCATGATCCTCGACCTGACGAGCAACACGATCCAGGCTTGCAACGGCGGCATGCCCGAGATAACCGGCTACCGGGTGGGTGAACTCCAGGGCAGGGACATCCTCGCGGCCGGGTTGTTCGAGGACCGGGAGCTGGTCGAGCACGTCCTGGCTTCACTCGCCAATCATCATTCGGTGCCCAAGACGGCGGCCACGGTCAGGCGCAAGGGGGGCGAGAGAGCCTATGTTCTCTTCGCGGCCAAGCCGATTTCGCTGAGGAGCGGCGAGGGCGCGGTGTTCACCTTCGTCGACGTGACCGAGCAGCGGGAGGCGGAGATCAGATTCACCAAGGCGTTCCGCCTCGCGCCGGTGCCGGCGGTGATGACCACCCTCGGCGAAGACCGGGTGGTCGACGTCAATAACACCTACCTCGAGGAGTTCGGCAGGGACAAGGAATCGATGATCGGCCGCACTCTCGACGAGCTCGGCTTCTTCGCCAGCGAGCGAGACCTCAACAAAGCGCAACAGACTCTACGCAAGCACGGTCGTTACCGGGCGCTGGAACTCCGACTCCGGCGAGGGGACGGAGCTCGGATCGCCCTTGGCTACGCCGAGACCCTCAATCTTGCCGGTACGACGGTGGCGCTCAAGATGTTCAGCGACATCACCGAGCGGAAGCAGACCGAGGAGCACCTGCTGCACGCCATCCAGGCGGTGATGAGCGATACCACCTGGTTCACTCGATCCTTCCTCGACCGCCTCGCCGAGATACGACGTGGGGGAGACACCAGAATCGAGGAGGTGACCGTGCACCTGACCCGCCGGGAACGGCAGGTGCTCGAGCGGTTGGCGGTCGGCATGGCCACGAGGGAGATCTGCAACGATCTCGACCTCTCCATCAACACTGTCAGGAACTACCTCACCAGCCTCTATCAGAAGCTGGGGGTGAACTCCCGGGCCGAGGCGATGATCTGGGCACGTGAGCGGGGAATGGGCAGCGTCTAG
- a CDS encoding TAT-variant-translocated molybdopterin oxidoreductase, whose translation MLDLSPMSDPIDITTIRERLKSQKGKAYWRSLDELADTEEFRSFLHKEFPRQAAPIEGSLHRRDFLKLLGASLALAGLTACARPVTPSEKIMPYVQQPEEIIPGRPLYYATAISHGGYGEGLLVESHQGRPTKVEGNPDHPASLGATGPTAQASVLTLYDPERSQSVMHEGDESSWEEFVAALEDALAQSGNGAGVRLLTESVTSPTLSAQISRLVELYPEARWYQFDASRSDELFEGTRIAFGQPLMPVFDFSATDVVVSFEANFADDFPGRLAYARAFANRRRVHEANDDPGRFYAFESTPTPTGSLADHRLPLSPGEIGDLLCVIAQRLGVPAPRRELPARVPEPLLEALLDDLNEANGRSLLVAGQFLPAQLQALVHAINDALGNTGSTVRYLEPADTEPTSGVGSLIELTEAMEGGDVSTLLIIGSNPVYTAPGSVDFAAALERVPFSAHLGLYYDETAELCSWHVPQAHYLETWSDIRAFDGTVTIMQPLISTFYGGRSEHELLATALGEPDARSYDIVREYWGSRVEGSFDEFWRQAVYRGALPNSGSAEAQASLQSFEVDLPEAGTGLTVAFRPDPSIGDGRWSNNGWLQELPKPFTKLTWDNAAMFAPATAEELGLTTGDLVTLTVEGRSVEAPVWILPGQAPGTVTVHLGYGRRRAGQIGSEIGFDANELRPASGAWQAPVEVSRAAGRYPLVSTQPHHNLEGTGEERHIIRAGTLAQLREQPEHPHFVHPVEHPESDLYPDFVYDSYAWGMVIDMNVCTGCNACVVACQAENNIPIVGKDQVAVGREMHWLRIDNYHAGPIDDPEYFHQPMLCQHCEKAPCEPVCPVGATVHDEMGLNVMVYNRCVGTRYCSNNCPYKVRRFNFLQYAELPGDASERSLQYNPDVTVRSRGVMEKCTFCVQRIAKARIDAETEDRRIADGEVVTACQAACPTEAIVFGDLNNQGSTVNELKRSPLNYKLLEELNTQPRNTYLARVKNPHPSLVAEEVGAG comes from the coding sequence GTGCTCGACCTGTCACCGATGAGCGATCCCATCGACATCACCACCATCCGTGAACGACTGAAGAGCCAGAAAGGCAAGGCCTACTGGCGGAGCCTCGACGAGCTCGCCGACACCGAGGAGTTCCGGTCGTTCCTGCACAAGGAGTTCCCCAGGCAAGCGGCGCCCATCGAGGGTTCTCTGCATCGGCGCGACTTCCTCAAGCTGCTGGGAGCGTCCCTGGCGCTGGCCGGCCTGACAGCGTGCGCGCGACCGGTTACCCCCAGCGAGAAGATCATGCCGTACGTTCAGCAGCCCGAGGAGATAATCCCGGGCCGCCCGCTCTACTACGCCACCGCGATCTCCCACGGCGGCTACGGGGAGGGCCTGCTGGTCGAGAGCCATCAGGGTCGGCCCACCAAGGTCGAGGGCAACCCGGATCATCCCGCCAGCCTCGGGGCCACCGGGCCCACCGCTCAGGCGAGCGTCCTCACCCTGTACGACCCCGAGCGTTCGCAGAGCGTGATGCACGAAGGCGACGAGAGCAGTTGGGAAGAGTTCGTCGCCGCGTTGGAGGATGCGCTCGCACAGAGCGGCAACGGCGCCGGAGTGAGGCTCCTGACCGAGTCGGTCACCTCCCCCACTCTGAGCGCGCAGATCTCGCGGCTGGTCGAGCTGTACCCGGAGGCCCGCTGGTACCAGTTCGACGCCTCCCGCAGCGACGAACTGTTCGAGGGAACCCGGATCGCCTTCGGCCAGCCGCTCATGCCGGTGTTCGACTTCAGCGCAACAGACGTGGTCGTCTCCTTCGAAGCCAACTTCGCGGACGACTTCCCGGGGCGACTCGCATACGCCCGGGCCTTCGCCAACAGGCGTCGAGTGCACGAGGCCAACGACGACCCGGGGCGCTTCTACGCATTCGAGAGCACCCCGACGCCGACCGGGTCGCTCGCCGACCACCGGCTTCCCCTCTCACCCGGTGAGATCGGCGACCTGCTCTGCGTCATCGCCCAACGGCTCGGCGTCCCCGCCCCGCGGCGGGAGCTACCCGCGCGGGTTCCCGAACCGTTGTTAGAGGCGCTCCTCGACGACCTGAACGAGGCGAACGGCCGCAGCCTCCTCGTTGCCGGCCAGTTCCTGCCGGCCCAGCTGCAGGCTCTGGTCCATGCGATCAACGACGCCCTCGGGAATACCGGATCGACGGTCCGCTACCTGGAGCCGGCCGATACGGAGCCCACCTCCGGAGTCGGTTCCCTGATCGAGCTGACCGAAGCGATGGAGGGGGGCGACGTCTCCACCCTCCTGATCATCGGCAGCAACCCCGTCTACACCGCTCCAGGGTCGGTGGACTTCGCAGCCGCGTTGGAGCGGGTGCCCTTCTCGGCCCACCTCGGGCTCTACTACGACGAGACTGCTGAGCTTTGCTCCTGGCACGTGCCCCAGGCCCACTACCTGGAGACCTGGAGCGACATCCGAGCCTTCGACGGCACCGTGACGATAATGCAGCCGCTTATCTCGACCTTCTACGGCGGCCGCTCGGAGCACGAACTGCTCGCCACCGCCCTGGGCGAACCCGATGCCCGCAGCTACGACATCGTGCGCGAGTACTGGGGCAGCCGGGTCGAGGGCTCCTTCGACGAGTTCTGGCGTCAGGCGGTCTACCGTGGGGCGTTGCCGAACAGTGGCTCGGCCGAGGCCCAAGCGTCGCTCCAGTCGTTCGAGGTGGACCTGCCTGAGGCGGGAACCGGTCTCACCGTCGCCTTCCGGCCCGATCCGAGCATCGGCGACGGGCGCTGGTCGAACAACGGATGGCTCCAGGAGCTGCCCAAGCCGTTCACCAAGCTCACCTGGGACAACGCCGCCATGTTCGCTCCCGCAACCGCCGAGGAGCTGGGCCTGACCACCGGCGACCTCGTCACCCTCACCGTCGAGGGCCGCTCGGTCGAGGCGCCCGTCTGGATTCTCCCCGGTCAGGCACCCGGGACCGTCACCGTGCACTTGGGCTACGGGCGCCGCCGCGCGGGCCAGATCGGTAGCGAGATCGGCTTCGACGCCAACGAACTGCGACCGGCGAGTGGCGCATGGCAGGCACCTGTCGAGGTGAGCCGGGCGGCAGGGCGCTACCCGCTGGTCTCGACCCAGCCGCACCACAACCTCGAAGGCACCGGCGAGGAGCGGCACATCATCCGGGCCGGCACGCTCGCCCAGTTGCGCGAGCAACCGGAACATCCCCACTTCGTGCATCCGGTCGAGCACCCCGAGTCGGACCTCTACCCCGACTTCGTCTACGACTCCTACGCCTGGGGCATGGTCATCGACATGAACGTCTGCACCGGCTGCAACGCCTGCGTGGTCGCCTGTCAGGCCGAGAACAACATCCCGATCGTGGGCAAGGACCAGGTGGCGGTGGGCCGCGAGATGCACTGGTTGCGCATCGACAACTATCACGCCGGGCCCATAGACGACCCCGAGTACTTCCACCAGCCGATGCTGTGCCAGCACTGCGAGAAGGCGCCTTGCGAACCGGTGTGCCCGGTGGGCGCCACCGTACACGACGAGATGGGCCTCAACGTGATGGTCTACAACCGCTGTGTCGGGACCCGCTACTGCTCGAACAACTGCCCCTACAAGGTGCGGCGCTTCAACTTCCTGCAGTACGCCGAACTGCCCGGCGATGCCAGCGAGCGCTCCCTCCAGTACAACCCCGACGTAACCGTGCGCAGTCGCGGCGTGATGGAGAAGTGCACCTTCTGCGTGCAGCGCATCGCCAAGGCGCGGATCGACGCCGAGACCGAGGACCGCCGCATCGCCGACGGCGAGGTCGTCACCGCCTGTCAGGCGGCCTGCCCCACCGAGGCGATCGTCTTCGGTGACCTCAACAACCAGGGCAGCACCGTCAACGAGCTCAAGCGCTCACCGCTCAACTACAAGCTGCTCGAGGAACTGAACACCCAGCCCCGCAACACCTACCTGGCGCGCGTCAAGAATCCCCATCCGAGCCTGGTCGCCGAGGAAGTAGGAGCCGGCTGA
- a CDS encoding pyridoxamine 5'-phosphate oxidase family protein, which yields MTKEQDLAAIARSIVDANRFMALATADASGTPWASPVWYAPLSYREYVWVSRPATRHSRNLTERPQVAIAIYDSHRPGSWSAVYMTAVAEQLEPGDAALEAFNRRSEAQGLRAWSRAELVPPGEFRLYRATATEQFVLDDHDARLPVQLE from the coding sequence GTGACGAAGGAACAGGATCTGGCAGCGATCGCGCGGTCGATCGTCGACGCGAACCGATTCATGGCCCTCGCTACTGCCGACGCGAGCGGGACCCCCTGGGCGTCCCCCGTGTGGTACGCCCCGCTCTCGTACCGCGAGTACGTCTGGGTCTCTCGACCAGCCACGAGGCACTCCCGCAACCTCACCGAACGACCGCAGGTCGCGATCGCCATCTACGACTCGCACCGGCCGGGCAGCTGGTCTGCCGTCTACATGACCGCGGTCGCCGAACAGCTCGAACCCGGCGACGCCGCGCTTGAAGCGTTCAACCGACGATCAGAGGCGCAGGGCCTGCGCGCCTGGTCGCGCGCGGAGCTCGTTCCCCCGGGCGAGTTCCGGCTTTACCGCGCCACTGCTACGGAGCAGTTCGTCCTCGACGACCATGACGCTCGACTTCCGGTGCAGCTGGAGTAG
- the nrfD gene encoding NrfD/PsrC family molybdoenzyme membrane anchor subunit, translating into MAVRNRERTVLETNRVIGRNQTYGHVDDVVDAPVLTHPRATPAWWYIGFAIALALLGMYLATVVYLITTGIGIFGNNIPVAWGFPIVNFVWWIGIGHAGTLISAALLLFRQPWRTSINRFAEAMTIFAVVCAGLYPILHLGRPWVFYWLLPYPNTMGLWPQFRSPLDWDLFAISTYASVSILFWYIGLIPDLATLRDRAKNKGLKLFYALLSLGWNNSTKAWQRYMRAYLLLAAVSFPLVLSVHSTIAMDFAFSQVPGWNNTIMPPYFVAGAVFAGFAMVLILAIPLRKAFGLEKLITMRHLDNSAKLMLATGLIVVYGYMIELFIAWYSGVEFERFMALNRVFGEDHGIYFWALIFCNFIAIQPLWSLRVRQSPLALFIISLIVSVGMWLERFVIISVTLTKEFLLSSWGDYDATVFDWSLYIGSLGLFATLFFLFIRLLPSIATTEMKELVHHDEHHGSDYFETIRARERGLEVEG; encoded by the coding sequence ATGGCAGTTCGGAACAGAGAACGAACCGTACTCGAGACCAACAGGGTGATAGGCCGCAACCAGACGTACGGCCACGTCGATGACGTCGTCGATGCGCCGGTACTCACCCACCCGCGGGCGACTCCGGCCTGGTGGTATATCGGCTTCGCGATCGCCCTTGCACTGCTGGGCATGTACCTGGCCACGGTCGTCTACCTGATAACGACCGGCATCGGCATCTTCGGCAACAACATCCCCGTCGCCTGGGGATTCCCGATCGTCAACTTCGTCTGGTGGATCGGCATCGGCCACGCCGGTACCCTCATCTCGGCAGCGCTGCTGCTCTTCCGCCAGCCATGGCGCACCTCGATCAACCGCTTCGCCGAGGCGATGACCATCTTCGCAGTGGTGTGCGCAGGCCTCTACCCGATCCTCCACCTGGGCAGGCCGTGGGTCTTCTACTGGCTCCTCCCCTACCCGAACACCATGGGCCTGTGGCCGCAGTTCCGTTCGCCGCTCGACTGGGACCTCTTCGCCATCTCGACCTACGCCAGCGTGTCGATCCTGTTCTGGTACATAGGCCTGATCCCCGACCTGGCCACTCTGCGAGACCGGGCCAAGAACAAGGGGCTAAAGCTCTTCTACGCGCTCCTGTCGCTGGGCTGGAACAACTCGACGAAGGCGTGGCAGCGGTACATGCGCGCCTATCTGCTGCTGGCGGCCGTCTCCTTCCCCCTGGTGCTCTCGGTCCACTCGACGATCGCCATGGACTTCGCCTTCTCGCAGGTGCCGGGGTGGAACAACACCATCATGCCTCCCTACTTCGTCGCCGGAGCGGTCTTCGCCGGCTTCGCCATGGTGCTGATCCTGGCCATCCCGCTGCGGAAGGCGTTCGGGCTCGAGAAGCTGATCACCATGCGGCACCTCGACAACTCGGCCAAGCTGATGCTGGCGACCGGCCTGATCGTCGTTTACGGCTACATGATCGAGCTCTTCATCGCCTGGTACTCGGGTGTCGAGTTCGAGCGCTTCATGGCGCTCAACCGGGTCTTCGGCGAGGACCACGGGATCTACTTCTGGGCGCTGATCTTCTGCAACTTCATCGCCATCCAACCACTCTGGTCGCTCCGGGTGAGGCAGAGCCCGCTGGCACTCTTCATCATCTCGCTGATCGTTTCGGTGGGGATGTGGCTCGAGCGTTTCGTCATCATCTCGGTGACCCTCACGAAGGAGTTCCTGCTGTCTTCGTGGGGTGACTACGATGCAACGGTGTTCGACTGGAGCCTCTACATAGGTTCGCTCGGCCTCTTCGCTACCCTCTTCTTCCTGTTCATCAGACTGCTCCCGTCGATCGCCACGACCGAGATGAAGGAGCTCGTCCACCACGACGAGCACCACGGCAGCGACTACTTCGAGACGATCCGGGCTCGTGAGCGGGGGCTGGAGGTGGAAGGATGA
- a CDS encoding universal stress protein, whose translation MYKRILMPIDGSECSRQAVEHGLELARRTEARVTFLYVVEDPLYYARHAVAEYGELYEELRRGGQEVLDAARRQAEAYGVVSETVLVEKPLAHPVDAILEAEEQHDLTVLGTHGRRGFSRIMLGSVAEGVLRRSSRPQLVIHCRGD comes from the coding sequence ATGTACAAGCGAATCCTCATGCCGATCGATGGGAGCGAGTGCAGCCGACAGGCGGTGGAGCACGGCCTCGAGCTTGCCCGGCGAACGGAAGCGCGAGTCACCTTCCTTTACGTAGTCGAGGACCCGCTCTACTACGCTCGCCATGCCGTTGCCGAGTACGGCGAACTGTACGAGGAACTGCGCAGGGGTGGTCAGGAGGTACTGGACGCGGCGCGCCGTCAGGCCGAGGCCTACGGTGTCGTCAGCGAGACGGTACTCGTCGAGAAGCCCCTCGCCCATCCTGTGGACGCGATACTGGAGGCCGAGGAACAGCACGACCTGACGGTCCTCGGCACCCACGGCAGACGCGGTTTCAGCCGGATAATGCTGGGTTCGGTCGCCGAAGGCGTCTTGCGCCGCTCGAGCCGGCCGCAGTTGGTGATCCACTGCCGCGGCGACTAG
- a CDS encoding DUF3341 domain-containing protein has protein sequence MSDVTTTTGAQTRDLYGLVAEFDSAEEILAAADATRAAGYTRTDAYTPFAVEGLDERLGMKSTRIGWIMLLAGTIGGFLGFYMQWFANVVHYPLNIGGRPFNSWPNFIVITFECTVLVSAFTVGLVMLARNGLPRPYHPIFNTPNFENATRDKFFLCIEASDPNFDLIETRRFLERLSPTRLSEVER, from the coding sequence ATGAGCGACGTGACCACTACTACCGGCGCCCAAACTCGCGACCTCTACGGTCTGGTCGCCGAATTCGACAGCGCCGAGGAGATCCTCGCCGCGGCCGACGCCACTCGGGCCGCGGGCTATACCCGAACCGACGCCTACACTCCGTTCGCCGTCGAGGGACTCGACGAGCGGCTGGGGATGAAGTCGACCAGGATCGGTTGGATAATGCTCCTGGCAGGGACGATCGGCGGTTTCCTGGGCTTCTACATGCAGTGGTTCGCCAACGTCGTCCACTACCCGCTGAACATCGGCGGACGCCCGTTCAACTCGTGGCCGAACTTCATCGTAATCACCTTCGAGTGCACGGTGCTCGTCTCGGCCTTCACGGTGGGTCTGGTGATGCTGGCCCGCAACGGTTTGCCACGGCCCTACCACCCGATCTTCAACACTCCCAACTTCGAGAATGCCACCCGTGACAAATTCTTCCTGTGCATCGAGGCGAGCGATCCGAACTTCGACCTCATCGAGACTCGTCGCTTCCTCGAACGACTCTCCCCCACTCGACTCTCGGAAGTGGAGCGCTGA
- a CDS encoding cytochrome c3 family protein, which produces MPQLFPPNANSFIRWTTIAGGVFAVLLITFMTVFARTTNNRVGVPVPQPVDFSHALHTSSLGLDCRYCHSTVETSNFASIPSTETCMTCHSQIRVGAPALAAVQASWDSGLPIEWNRVHDLPDFVFFDHSIHIDKGVGCSTCHGQVDEMAAMWKNEPMTMGWCLECHKSPERFLRPRSEVLNMAYERPDNQLDLGQALVEAYHIDTEKLPQCSTCHR; this is translated from the coding sequence ATGCCGCAGCTCTTCCCACCCAACGCGAACTCCTTCATCCGCTGGACTACGATAGCCGGCGGAGTCTTCGCCGTCCTGCTGATCACGTTCATGACGGTGTTCGCTCGTACCACCAACAACAGAGTCGGCGTTCCGGTGCCGCAACCGGTGGATTTCTCCCATGCGCTGCACACCAGCAGCCTGGGACTCGACTGCCGTTACTGCCACTCGACCGTCGAAACCAGTAACTTCGCGTCCATCCCCAGCACCGAGACGTGCATGACCTGCCACTCACAGATCAGGGTGGGAGCGCCTGCCCTCGCCGCCGTCCAGGCCAGCTGGGACAGCGGCCTGCCGATCGAGTGGAACAGGGTGCACGATCTGCCCGACTTCGTCTTCTTCGATCACAGCATCCATATCGACAAGGGCGTGGGGTGCAGCACCTGTCACGGTCAGGTCGACGAGATGGCAGCGATGTGGAAGAACGAACCGATGACGATGGGTTGGTGCCTCGAGTGCCACAAGTCGCCGGAACGGTTCCTGCGACCGCGAAGCGAGGTGCTCAACATGGCTTACGAACGTCCCGACAACCAGCTGGATCTAGGGCAGGCGCTGGTCGAGGCCTACCACATAGACACCGAGAAACTCCCTCAGTGCTCGACCTGTCACCGATGA
- a CDS encoding ATP-binding protein, with translation MNDDSASPRDEADGDPQAFVSKEAQLHLATEAAGIGVWSRDLATGEMHWSETMYRLLGLPPGSPSTPDSFLARVHPEDRKPLSDALQSNGEQSSSSNASMEYRVIHPDGRIVWLSGRGRVVSDAAGRRVAHGVAVDITSEKEAEERERQLRLRAEDVGERLQFLAEASRILSSSLDYQETLVRVARLAVPRLADWCAVDLLDDAGKLERLAVEHQESEKVRLAHTIQQRYPPDPDGETGAYQVARSGKPELYREIPDELLEAGARDEEHLRLLREIGFSSALVVPLTSRGQTLGVLSLVQAESGRHYDENDLSLAMQLAERAALAVDNARLYLESLRSNDELEKRVAERTAELLALNRELEAFTYSASHDLRGPLRGIDGFAQALFEDYGGALDERALGYVQRIQAGAARLGTIIDALLALSRLNRSDFRRVPLDLTLKARDTLVRLREVEPDRRVEARVQEGLRARGDSAMVRLLLDNLIGNAWKFTSDQATARIEVGSLEQDGERVFYVSDNGIGFDMNYADKLFEPFQRLHAIDTYPGTGVGLATVARIVDRHGGRISAEGKPGEGATFYFTLGGADGAGKLA, from the coding sequence TTGAACGACGATTCCGCTTCTCCACGCGACGAGGCGGACGGCGACCCGCAGGCCTTCGTGAGCAAGGAGGCTCAGCTCCACCTGGCCACCGAGGCGGCCGGCATCGGCGTGTGGAGCCGCGACCTGGCAACTGGAGAGATGCACTGGTCGGAGACCATGTATCGCCTTCTCGGCTTACCCCCGGGAAGCCCCTCCACCCCGGACTCTTTCCTCGCGCGTGTCCACCCCGAGGACCGGAAGCCGCTAAGCGACGCTTTGCAGTCGAACGGGGAGCAGAGCAGCTCCTCCAACGCCTCGATGGAGTACCGGGTGATCCACCCCGACGGCCGGATCGTGTGGCTCTCCGGGCGTGGCCGGGTCGTGAGCGATGCAGCGGGGCGCCGGGTGGCGCACGGAGTAGCGGTCGACATCACCAGTGAGAAGGAAGCGGAGGAGCGTGAGCGGCAGCTGCGGCTACGTGCCGAGGATGTAGGCGAGCGCCTCCAGTTCCTGGCCGAAGCCAGTCGGATACTCTCCTCCTCGCTCGACTACCAGGAGACGCTGGTTCGGGTCGCGCGCCTGGCGGTGCCGCGCCTCGCCGACTGGTGCGCCGTCGACCTGCTCGATGATGCCGGCAAGCTCGAGCGACTCGCCGTCGAGCACCAGGAGAGCGAGAAGGTGCGCCTCGCCCACACGATCCAGCAGCGGTACCCACCCGACCCGGACGGAGAAACGGGGGCCTACCAGGTGGCGCGCAGCGGCAAGCCCGAACTGTACCGGGAGATCCCGGATGAGCTGCTCGAAGCGGGAGCGAGGGACGAGGAGCATCTGAGGCTGCTCCGTGAGATCGGCTTCAGCTCGGCACTGGTTGTGCCACTCACCAGTCGCGGCCAGACCCTGGGCGTCCTGAGCCTGGTCCAGGCCGAATCGGGGAGGCATTACGACGAGAACGACCTGAGCCTGGCCATGCAACTGGCGGAAAGAGCCGCGCTGGCGGTCGACAACGCTCGGCTCTACCTGGAGTCGCTGCGCTCCAACGACGAGCTGGAGAAGCGTGTGGCCGAGCGTACCGCGGAACTCCTGGCCCTCAACAGAGAGTTGGAGGCGTTCACGTACAGCGCAAGCCACGATCTGAGGGGCCCGTTGCGAGGCATAGACGGGTTCGCTCAGGCGCTGTTCGAGGACTACGGAGGAGCGCTCGACGAGAGGGCCCTCGGCTACGTGCAGCGGATCCAGGCCGGGGCGGCTCGCCTGGGGACCATCATCGACGCCCTGCTCGCCCTCTCACGACTCAACCGCTCCGACTTCCGCCGTGTGCCACTCGACCTGACGCTCAAGGCGCGCGACACGCTGGTGCGGTTACGCGAAGTGGAACCGGACCGACGCGTCGAGGCAAGAGTGCAGGAGGGCCTGAGGGCGCGGGGCGATTCCGCGATGGTGCGCCTGCTGCTCGACAACCTCATCGGCAACGCCTGGAAGTTCACCTCCGACCAGGCGACCGCCCGCATCGAGGTCGGATCGCTGGAGCAGGATGGCGAAAGGGTCTTCTACGTGAGCGACAACGGCATCGGCTTCGACATGAACTACGCCGACAAGCTGTTCGAACCCTTCCAACGGCTGCATGCGATCGATACCTACCCGGGCACTGGGGTGGGCCTGGCGACGGTCGCCCGTATCGTCGACCGCCACGGCGGACGGATCTCGGCCGAGGGCAAGCCCGGAGAGGGGGCGACCTTCTACTTCACTCTGGGCGGCGCGGACGGGGCCGGCAAGTTGGCGTGA